One genomic region from SAR324 cluster bacterium encodes:
- the flgK gene encoding flagellar hook-associated protein FlgK — MPALNAALNMGHKALSAQQRAISTTGHNIANMNTDGFTRQRSETISEKPASDGSGGGVRSGFVKQIYDRFAQQKILQEKPKNGVYDSREKFLQKIEVVFSEMEGAGLRKTLNDFWDSWSLLANQPESDAARAKVRDRGDALSARFRMMHNELTTIRNEANGRIAGVVSEVNNLAKQIAELNHNISRAEMAGQKANDARDERNQLLEDMSGLADINWFEGEDGAIQVLIGDHWPLVHKGTTNLLSTSQNGGETGMFSIEGTGSNGSKHDLTNSFRSGELKEVMTIRDHTTVEYLQQLDDMAFGLAHRINRLHATGTGLNHAPNVVKSSFGLNPDAQQQPLPFVKDGILQLHLVGGDRDVLETYEIEVQAGKDSIQDIVQRINETVGDPALLEASLENDGSVKLQAGMGRGVIFGNDETELTLVMGFNNFFESLQGAADMRISDKILKDPNNIATGKDLVPGDNQVALKIATMQTEPTMNDDTMTFDEFYNGILADVGLRIQRNQTDKEHQDALLSQFQEIRDSISSVNLDEEIAQMVQYQKAYEASARFITTVNEMMDTLLRM; from the coding sequence ATGCCTGCATTGAATGCTGCCTTGAACATGGGACACAAAGCGTTGTCTGCACAGCAACGCGCGATCAGTACCACAGGGCACAACATTGCCAACATGAACACAGACGGGTTTACCCGACAGCGTTCTGAAACTATTTCCGAAAAACCCGCGTCGGATGGCTCAGGCGGTGGTGTTCGTTCAGGTTTTGTCAAGCAGATCTATGACAGGTTCGCTCAACAGAAAATCTTGCAGGAAAAACCTAAAAACGGGGTGTATGATTCCCGTGAAAAATTTTTACAGAAAATTGAGGTGGTATTCAGTGAAATGGAAGGTGCCGGACTCAGGAAAACCCTGAATGATTTCTGGGATTCCTGGAGTTTGCTGGCCAATCAACCAGAATCTGATGCGGCCAGGGCAAAAGTCAGAGATCGGGGAGATGCGTTGTCCGCCAGATTCAGGATGATGCACAATGAACTCACAACGATCAGGAATGAAGCCAATGGGCGGATTGCGGGCGTTGTTTCAGAAGTCAACAACCTTGCCAAACAGATCGCTGAATTGAATCATAATATTTCTCGTGCGGAAATGGCGGGTCAAAAGGCAAATGATGCCAGAGATGAACGCAACCAACTGCTGGAAGACATGTCTGGACTGGCGGATATCAACTGGTTTGAAGGGGAAGATGGCGCGATTCAGGTACTCATTGGTGACCACTGGCCGCTGGTGCACAAAGGCACTACCAACCTGCTCAGTACTTCGCAGAATGGTGGCGAAACAGGCATGTTCAGCATTGAGGGGACTGGATCGAATGGTTCCAAACATGACCTGACCAATTCTTTTCGTTCGGGAGAACTCAAGGAGGTGATGACCATTCGTGATCACACGACCGTGGAATATTTACAACAACTGGATGACATGGCCTTTGGTCTGGCACACAGAATCAACCGGTTGCATGCCACAGGGACAGGGTTGAACCATGCCCCGAATGTAGTCAAAAGTTCGTTTGGACTGAATCCTGACGCACAACAGCAACCGTTGCCGTTTGTCAAGGATGGTATTCTTCAATTACATCTGGTGGGCGGCGACAGAGATGTCCTTGAAACCTATGAAATTGAAGTTCAGGCCGGGAAAGACTCCATTCAGGATATTGTTCAACGGATCAACGAAACAGTAGGCGATCCTGCTTTGCTGGAAGCCTCACTGGAAAATGACGGATCCGTCAAGCTTCAGGCCGGAATGGGACGTGGTGTCATTTTTGGCAACGATGAAACCGAATTGACGCTGGTGATGGGCTTCAACAATTTCTTTGAATCGCTTCAGGGTGCCGCGGATATGAGAATCAGCGACAAAATTCTGAAAGATCCCAACAATATCGCAACCGGTAAAGATCTGGTTCCCGGTGATAATCAGGTGGCCTTGAAAATCGCAACCATGCAGACTGAACCAACCATGAATGATGACACCATGACTTTTGATGAATTCTACAATGGCATTCTGGCTGATGTAGGACTCCGGATCCAGAGAAATCAGACCGATAAGGAACATCAGGATGCGTTGTTGTCCCAGTTTCAGGAAATTCGTGATTCGATCAGTTCCGTCAATCTGGATGAGGAAATAGCCCAGATGGTGCAGTATCAGAAAGCCTATGAGGCATCGGCCCGGTTCATCACCACGGTCAATGAAATGATGGATACTCTGCTAAGAATGTAA
- the flgM gene encoding flagellar biosynthesis anti-sigma factor FlgM, with protein MKVTGQQPPIAKDIKTGQTQSRDELSRNGGQASQVSAEKSVTTSPTAFNKIKELLVNEPEVRADKVAELKAKIKNGEYQINHERLAGKMIQESLNELKSRG; from the coding sequence ATGAAAGTAACAGGGCAACAACCGCCTATCGCCAAGGATATCAAAACAGGGCAAACCCAGTCCCGTGATGAACTCTCTCGAAATGGGGGACAAGCCTCGCAGGTGAGCGCGGAAAAATCAGTGACAACATCACCCACAGCATTCAATAAAATCAAGGAACTTCTGGTAAATGAACCTGAGGTCAGAGCAGATAAGGTTGCGGAGCTGAAAGCTAAAATTAAAAATGGGGAGTACCAGATCAATCACGAACGACTGGCTGGTAAAATGATTCAAGAATCGTTGAATGAACTCAAATCCCGCGGGTAG
- a CDS encoding TRAP transporter large permease subunit, translated as MPPEYLSLVMFGVAILVLLTGFPVAFSLSGTALAFAAGGVVTGVFDQSFLGAIPGRIFGIMGNETLIAVPLFIFMGVLLERSRISEDLLETMGLLFGRLRGGLGLSICVVGALLAASTGIVGATVVTMGLISLPVMLRYKYSPSLSCGVIAASGTLGQIIPPSIILVILGDVISSAWQQAQLSMGNYSPSAVSVGDLFVGALIPGLMLVGFYMIYILLLAWWKPEMAPAVPAEELAQYDRKTLVMKAFWSMLPPIFLILGVLGSILTGMATPTEAASVGCMGGLLLALAKKRLSLKMLKDAMRHTTQINSMVFVILIGASLFSLVFRGYHGDDLIHHWLTQLPGGVVMSFLVVMLIMFLMGFFLDFFEITFVVVPVVGPVLLQMGLDPIWLGVMIAMNLQTSFLTPPFGFALFYLRGVAPPEVTTSHIYKGAVPFICIQVIVLVILWFWPGLVTWLPHLVYGT; from the coding sequence ATGCCTCCTGAGTATCTTTCCCTGGTGATGTTTGGTGTCGCCATTCTGGTTCTGCTCACCGGGTTTCCAGTCGCCTTCAGTCTGTCTGGAACAGCCCTCGCTTTTGCCGCAGGCGGTGTGGTGACAGGTGTGTTTGATCAAAGTTTTCTAGGAGCCATCCCCGGGCGGATTTTTGGTATCATGGGCAATGAAACGCTGATTGCGGTACCTTTGTTTATTTTTATGGGTGTTTTGCTCGAACGATCCCGAATTTCCGAGGATCTGCTGGAAACCATGGGCCTCCTGTTCGGCAGACTCCGGGGTGGCTTGGGGCTGTCCATTTGTGTGGTTGGCGCGTTATTGGCCGCATCGACTGGAATTGTGGGTGCGACCGTTGTCACCATGGGATTGATTTCACTTCCGGTGATGTTGCGTTACAAATATTCCCCCTCCCTGTCCTGCGGTGTCATTGCCGCATCGGGAACACTGGGGCAGATCATTCCGCCCAGCATCATTCTGGTTATTCTGGGAGATGTGATCAGTTCAGCCTGGCAACAAGCCCAACTTTCCATGGGGAATTATTCACCGAGCGCGGTTTCTGTGGGAGATTTATTTGTTGGCGCCTTGATTCCGGGATTGATGCTGGTGGGATTCTACATGATCTACATTCTTCTGCTGGCATGGTGGAAACCCGAAATGGCACCTGCTGTTCCAGCAGAAGAACTGGCGCAATATGACAGAAAAACACTGGTCATGAAAGCCTTCTGGAGCATGCTTCCTCCGATTTTTCTGATACTGGGGGTGCTGGGTTCCATTTTGACAGGAATGGCCACCCCCACAGAAGCCGCATCCGTCGGTTGCATGGGTGGATTGTTATTGGCCCTTGCCAAAAAACGGCTTTCGCTCAAAATGTTGAAAGACGCCATGCGGCACACCACACAAATCAATTCGATGGTGTTTGTGATACTGATTGGCGCGAGTCTGTTTTCGCTGGTCTTTCGGGGATATCATGGGGATGACCTGATTCATCACTGGCTGACACAACTGCCGGGCGGCGTGGTGATGTCGTTTCTGGTGGTGATGCTGATCATGTTTCTGATGGGATTTTTCCTGGATTTTTTTGAGATCACGTTTGTGGTTGTTCCGGTCGTTGGTCCGGTTCTACTGCAAATGGGGCTTGATCCGATCTGGCTCGGAGTGATGATCGCCATGAATCTGCAAACCTCTTTTTTAACTCCGCCCTTCGGCTTTGCCCTGTTTTATCTCAGGGGCGTCGCACCACCGGAAGTCACCACAAGTCACATTTACAAAGGTGCGGTACCGTTCATCTGTATTCAGGTGATTGTACTCGTGATTCTATGGTTCTGGCCTGGGTTGGTCACATGGTTGCCACATCTGGTTTATGGAACATGA
- a CDS encoding flagellar assembly protein FliW, producing the protein MLIQTTRFGEIDIDEREIITMPNGLLGFSNDRLYVMLDDEVGSPFKWLQSVEKPKLAFVTIDPTIAVSNYSLSISEEHMKKMETTNLEELSVLVIVTMTRDLKDVTINLQGPLIINQVNRVGIQMVIPDSPYSTRYPLFGDKLQFSADETRTQRNTEQRKAAAG; encoded by the coding sequence ATGTTAATCCAAACCACACGCTTCGGCGAAATTGATATTGATGAACGTGAGATCATCACCATGCCCAACGGATTATTGGGGTTTTCCAATGACCGGTTGTATGTGATGCTTGATGATGAGGTCGGTTCGCCTTTCAAATGGCTCCAGTCGGTTGAAAAACCCAAACTGGCCTTTGTGACCATTGATCCAACCATTGCGGTTTCCAACTATTCGCTCTCGATTTCGGAAGAGCATATGAAAAAAATGGAAACCACCAATCTTGAAGAGCTGTCGGTACTGGTGATAGTCACCATGACCCGTGATCTGAAAGATGTGACCATCAACCTGCAGGGACCACTGATCATCAACCAGGTCAACAGGGTTGGAATTCAGATGGTGATTCCTGACAGTCCCTATTCCACACGTTATCCATTGTTCGGGGATAAACTGCAGTTCTCTGCGGATGAAACCAGAACTCAACGGAATACAGAACAACGGAAAGCGGCCGCAGGATAA
- a CDS encoding TRAP transporter small permease subunit → MLAKTIRLIDRLNEHIGHAVSWLMLILAVNTFVVVILRYVFRLSWIWLQEAPVYMHGILFMVAGGYTLLHEGHVRVDIFYQTWSPKIKAMVNILGCLFLLFPTCAVLLAYGWPYVMNSWHLLEGSRDTGGINGVYLLKTMILIFPVLLGLQGFSLTGHSLLVLMNSGKISSVDASA, encoded by the coding sequence ATGCTGGCAAAAACGATACGTCTGATAGACCGCCTCAATGAACACATCGGACATGCGGTTTCATGGCTGATGCTGATCCTGGCGGTCAATACCTTTGTGGTGGTGATCCTGCGCTATGTCTTTCGCTTGAGCTGGATCTGGTTGCAGGAAGCTCCGGTGTATATGCACGGCATCCTGTTTATGGTCGCCGGAGGTTACACCCTGTTGCATGAAGGCCATGTGCGTGTTGATATTTTTTATCAGACATGGTCTCCAAAAATTAAAGCAATGGTCAACATCCTGGGCTGTTTGTTTCTGTTGTTTCCAACCTGTGCGGTCCTACTGGCTTATGGTTGGCCGTATGTCATGAATTCGTGGCATCTTCTTGAAGGCTCCCGCGATACTGGAGGAATCAACGGGGTCTATCTGCTCAAAACCATGATACTCATCTTTCCTGTTTTGCTGGGCTTGCAGGGGTTTTCCCTGACAGGACACAGCCTCCTTGTTCTCATGAACTCCGGGAAAATCTCCTCTGTTGATGCTTCCGCATAG
- a CDS encoding rod-binding protein, translating to MKLNMLSTFNSQRMTQKADLLKNQKVRDNSPDQQLKKVASDFEALMVQQMMESMRESVGESELLPQSQGEKVFQSMLDGEYASMASQKGELGLSRIIYEQMRPVVKKSRDGI from the coding sequence ATGAAGCTGAACATGCTCTCTACTTTTAATTCACAACGGATGACCCAGAAAGCGGACCTGTTGAAAAATCAGAAAGTTCGCGACAATTCTCCAGACCAGCAACTAAAAAAGGTGGCCTCTGACTTTGAAGCGCTGATGGTTCAGCAGATGATGGAGTCCATGCGAGAGTCTGTCGGAGAATCAGAATTGTTGCCACAAAGTCAGGGTGAAAAAGTATTTCAATCCATGCTGGATGGTGAATACGCGTCCATGGCATCCCAAAAAGGAGAATTGGGACTCAGTCGTATCATTTATGAACAAATGAGGCCTGTTGTGAAGAAATCCAGGGATGGGATTTAA
- a CDS encoding type II toxin-antitoxin system HicB family antitoxin codes for MKDYHINVFYSDEDGGYIADIPDMQCCSAFGTTPEEALREVLIAKSAWLDAAHIAGKPIPEPKYRPAIYQLAS; via the coding sequence GTGAAGGATTATCATATTAATGTGTTCTACAGTGACGAAGATGGCGGCTATATTGCTGATATTCCGGATATGCAATGCTGTTCAGCTTTTGGAACAACCCCGGAAGAAGCATTGCGCGAAGTCTTAATTGCCAAATCCGCATGGTTAGACGCCGCACACATTGCAGGTAAACCAATTCCTGAACCAAAGTATCGTCCAGCAATTTATCAATTGGCATCCTGA
- the csrA gene encoding carbon storage regulator CsrA encodes MLILTRKSGESITIGDDIKIQIIEIKGKQVRVGIDAPREYVIHREEVYIRIQEENRLAAEKTPISLKNIRDFFKKTK; translated from the coding sequence ATGCTCATACTGACAAGGAAGTCAGGGGAAAGTATAACCATTGGCGATGATATCAAAATTCAGATCATCGAAATTAAAGGCAAGCAGGTTCGTGTTGGAATCGATGCTCCCAGAGAATATGTCATTCATCGGGAAGAAGTTTATATTCGAATCCAGGAGGAAAACCGGCTTGCGGCAGAAAAAACTCCGATTTCGCTCAAGAATATTCGGGATTTTTTTAAAAAAACAAAATGA
- a CDS encoding flagellar basal body P-ring protein FlgI has translation MCKKLCLILLITGCLFSEALAVRVKDISSLRGARSNQLTGFGIVVGLDGTGDSPESLLSRKPIVNALERMGISLKNEDISGRSIAAVWLTSTLPAFAKSGQQLDVTASTIGDAGSLRGGVLVMAPLRGPNRLVYAVAQGPIVGIPKGVSRNEIDVQDESLKKSIGDSMVASVGQIPGGALVEKEITLDLNSRARLFMNLNDPDFTTSFRLAKMINQKLGFRSAKAKDAGTVEISVPDSYLGNTVELISYIENLEITPDNVAQVVLDERTGTVVMGANVRISPIAISHGGMSIQVKLPARAPAGPIAPGAAGPIPAPVEGETIQSNVLLMKGGADLKEVVDAFNKIGANSKDLAQVLKSIKTAGALHAELIIR, from the coding sequence ATGTGTAAAAAATTGTGTTTGATACTGCTGATCACAGGATGCCTCTTTTCAGAAGCCCTGGCTGTGAGAGTGAAGGATATCTCATCCTTGCGAGGAGCCAGGAGCAATCAACTTACAGGTTTCGGTATTGTGGTCGGACTTGATGGAACCGGAGATTCTCCGGAAAGTCTGCTCTCGCGGAAACCGATTGTGAATGCGTTGGAACGAATGGGCATCAGTCTGAAAAATGAAGATATTTCAGGAAGAAGCATTGCGGCTGTCTGGTTAACCTCAACGTTACCCGCGTTTGCGAAATCGGGACAGCAACTGGATGTCACCGCATCCACAATCGGTGATGCCGGATCCTTGCGTGGGGGCGTGCTGGTCATGGCGCCGTTGAGGGGACCAAACCGTCTGGTTTACGCGGTGGCTCAGGGGCCGATCGTGGGCATTCCCAAAGGAGTGAGTCGTAATGAAATTGATGTGCAGGATGAAAGTCTGAAAAAAAGTATCGGAGACAGCATGGTGGCCTCTGTCGGCCAGATTCCAGGTGGCGCACTGGTGGAAAAGGAGATCACTCTGGATCTGAATAGTCGGGCACGTCTGTTTATGAATCTCAATGATCCTGACTTCACCACGTCTTTCCGGCTCGCCAAGATGATTAATCAGAAACTGGGATTCCGTTCCGCCAAAGCCAAAGATGCTGGAACTGTCGAGATTTCAGTCCCTGACAGCTATCTGGGAAACACGGTAGAATTGATTTCATATATTGAAAATCTGGAAATCACGCCTGACAACGTGGCTCAAGTGGTGCTGGATGAACGGACCGGAACTGTGGTGATGGGGGCGAATGTTAGGATTTCGCCGATAGCCATTTCCCATGGCGGCATGAGCATCCAGGTGAAATTACCGGCACGCGCTCCTGCAGGCCCTATCGCTCCGGGTGCGGCTGGACCCATACCTGCGCCTGTCGAAGGGGAAACCATTCAATCCAATGTACTGCTGATGAAAGGTGGCGCGGATTTGAAAGAAGTGGTTGACGCGTTTAATAAAATTGGAGCAAACAGCAAAGACCTGGCGCAAGTGCTGAAAAGCATAAAAACCGCTGGCGCTCTGCATGCTGAACTGATCATTCGTTAA
- a CDS encoding TRAP transporter substrate-binding protein, giving the protein MDRRDFVKTAGLTALTAGAVLYAAGCERKQEACSDETAKPLETAAPAVVTRKTYEWKMVTTWPKNFPGLGTGANQLAQNIEAMSDGRIKIKVYGAGELVPPFESFEAVSNGTAQMGHAASYYWKGKSEAAQFFCTVPFGLNAQEMAAWLRYGGGQELWDQIYADFNLKPFPCGNTGVQMGGWFNKEINSLSDYEGLKMRMPGLGGEVIQRAGANAINLPGGEIFQAMQSGTIDATEWVGPYNDLAFGLHKVAKYYYWPGWHEPGSVMECFINKKEYEALPADLQAILQIAMQGAYHDMLAEFTARNNTSLVELVETYHVTLKRFSDEILKKMGELSKDVLAEVAAKDSASAKVAASFDKFRKQCGQWNHIGEEGYSLARALTFG; this is encoded by the coding sequence ATGGACCGAAGAGACTTTGTGAAAACAGCAGGGTTGACTGCCTTGACCGCTGGGGCTGTACTTTATGCCGCAGGTTGCGAACGCAAGCAGGAAGCCTGTTCTGATGAAACCGCAAAACCGCTGGAAACCGCGGCTCCGGCTGTTGTGACCCGCAAAACCTATGAATGGAAAATGGTCACTACCTGGCCCAAAAATTTTCCCGGACTGGGTACAGGAGCCAACCAACTGGCGCAAAACATTGAAGCCATGTCGGACGGACGCATCAAAATAAAAGTGTATGGTGCCGGAGAACTCGTTCCCCCCTTCGAATCTTTTGAAGCCGTTTCCAATGGAACCGCCCAGATGGGACATGCCGCTTCCTACTACTGGAAAGGCAAAAGCGAAGCCGCCCAGTTTTTTTGTACGGTACCCTTTGGACTCAATGCTCAGGAAATGGCCGCATGGTTGAGATATGGCGGCGGACAGGAATTGTGGGACCAGATTTACGCTGATTTCAATCTCAAACCATTTCCCTGCGGCAATACAGGCGTGCAGATGGGAGGTTGGTTCAACAAGGAAATCAACAGTCTTTCGGATTATGAAGGACTCAAAATGCGGATGCCCGGCTTGGGAGGAGAAGTGATCCAACGTGCCGGTGCCAACGCCATCAATCTGCCGGGCGGCGAAATTTTTCAGGCCATGCAGTCCGGAACCATTGATGCCACCGAATGGGTTGGACCCTACAATGATCTGGCTTTCGGACTGCACAAGGTCGCCAAATATTATTACTGGCCGGGATGGCATGAACCGGGCAGCGTGATGGAGTGCTTCATCAACAAAAAAGAATACGAAGCCCTACCCGCGGATTTGCAAGCCATTCTTCAGATCGCCATGCAGGGAGCCTATCACGACATGCTTGCCGAATTCACCGCACGCAACAACACGTCACTTGTTGAACTGGTGGAGACTTATCATGTCACGCTGAAGCGTTTTTCAGACGAAATCCTCAAGAAAATGGGAGAACTCAGCAAGGATGTGCTGGCAGAAGTCGCCGCTAAAGATTCTGCCTCGGCCAAGGTTGCCGCGTCTTTCGATAAGTTCCGCAAACAATGCGGACAGTGGAACCATATTGGTGAGGAAGGCTACAGTCTGGCTCGTGCCTTGACCTTCGGCTGA
- the lpxC gene encoding UDP-3-O-[3-hydroxymyristoyl] N-acetylglucosamine deacetylase: protein MLNSEGPICIVDDEASICETLEEILEDEGYAVKSFADAESFLEQIHQMTPALVMLDIWLPGADGMAVLAKVKSAYPRLPVIMMSGHAGIESAVKSIKLGAYDFLEKPLHLEVLLDKVASALAKTPRSPLNLPSDTRLDSVSAESISGSGLASLVESDQFQKTLKRNVVLNGTGLLSGRNTGIILSPLGINQGIIFQTLDGHSIPARVTSLEGFQIPSQGSTFMANSTALVDKNSRVRTVEHLMAVLHMFGLTNVLIKADEEIPNIDGSAEDFCRLIQDGGIEEQSAFSKKIVIHERIGIGEEQLDQKYLYVEPHAEFEIQMRVKYDAPIFEQKITFTPSRNSFEKEIAPARSFNTFENIDMAQKMGKAGGGYLNSHIIIYDGKVINTELRYPDEFVRHKVLDLIGDIYLTGYPIQGRIVANMTSHAYNQALAQKIHMAIHSN, encoded by the coding sequence ATGCTAAATTCTGAAGGCCCGATTTGTATTGTGGACGATGAGGCTTCCATCTGTGAAACACTGGAAGAAATTCTGGAAGATGAGGGCTATGCCGTTAAATCATTCGCGGATGCGGAAAGTTTTCTGGAGCAAATTCATCAAATGACACCCGCTTTGGTGATGCTGGATATCTGGCTTCCCGGAGCGGATGGCATGGCTGTGCTGGCCAAAGTCAAAAGCGCCTACCCGCGGTTACCGGTGATCATGATGAGCGGGCACGCCGGGATTGAATCCGCCGTCAAATCAATCAAACTGGGAGCTTACGATTTTCTGGAAAAACCACTTCATCTGGAAGTATTGCTGGATAAAGTGGCCAGCGCTCTGGCGAAAACCCCCCGTAGTCCGCTAAATCTCCCTTCCGATACAAGGCTGGATTCTGTCAGCGCAGAGTCCATCTCAGGTTCGGGGCTGGCATCTCTTGTTGAATCGGATCAATTCCAGAAAACGCTCAAACGGAATGTGGTCCTCAATGGCACAGGCCTGTTGAGCGGGAGAAATACGGGAATTATCCTGAGTCCTCTGGGAATCAACCAGGGAATTATCTTTCAAACACTTGATGGACATTCCATTCCGGCCAGAGTGACCTCACTGGAAGGTTTTCAGATACCTTCACAGGGTTCCACGTTTATGGCCAATTCAACCGCTCTTGTGGATAAAAATTCCAGAGTGCGAACAGTGGAACACCTGATGGCTGTTCTGCACATGTTTGGCTTGACCAATGTGCTGATCAAAGCCGATGAGGAGATTCCCAATATTGATGGTTCCGCCGAAGATTTTTGCAGACTCATTCAGGATGGTGGCATTGAGGAGCAGTCCGCATTTTCCAAAAAAATTGTGATCCATGAAAGAATCGGAATCGGTGAAGAACAACTTGACCAGAAATATCTGTATGTGGAACCTCATGCTGAGTTTGAAATTCAGATGCGTGTCAAATATGACGCACCGATTTTTGAACAGAAAATCACGTTTACCCCCAGTCGGAATTCCTTTGAAAAAGAAATCGCACCGGCCCGTTCATTCAATACCTTTGAAAATATTGATATGGCTCAAAAGATGGGCAAGGCAGGCGGCGGATATCTGAATTCACATATCATTATATACGACGGAAAAGTGATCAATACCGAATTACGCTATCCCGACGAGTTTGTCCGGCATAAGGTGCTGGATTTAATCGGAGATATTTATCTGACCGGCTACCCGATCCAGGGCCGTATCGTTGCAAATATGACGTCCCATGCCTATAACCAGGCATTGGCTCAAAAAATTCACATGGCAATTCATTCCAACTAG
- a CDS encoding flagellar protein FlgN, giving the protein MSLYLTQLLEILQKEVVLHQELLGTLREEAQSLGQVSGAALLKLHSAKIMFSRKIAGLEQERLIIVQNIAEEWQMEARQLSLRTIISMIPSEMALPLQHCFDQLKQLIEAIQSCADHNSRISEARLGSVESSLKFLQSMKKRQHTYSGAGIIQPAMQSTSRISV; this is encoded by the coding sequence GTGAGTCTGTATCTGACACAGTTGCTTGAGATTCTTCAAAAAGAAGTGGTTCTGCATCAGGAACTGCTGGGAACACTGCGTGAAGAAGCACAATCACTGGGCCAGGTGTCAGGTGCCGCACTGCTGAAATTGCATAGTGCCAAAATCATGTTTTCCAGAAAAATCGCGGGCCTTGAACAGGAACGCCTGATCATCGTTCAAAACATTGCGGAGGAATGGCAGATGGAGGCCCGACAGCTTTCCCTGAGAACCATTATTTCCATGATTCCTTCAGAAATGGCTCTTCCTCTGCAACATTGTTTTGACCAATTGAAACAACTGATTGAAGCGATTCAATCCTGTGCTGATCACAACAGCCGGATTTCAGAAGCTCGTCTGGGATCGGTCGAAAGTTCGCTGAAGTTTTTACAATCAATGAAAAAACGGCAGCATACTTATTCCGGAGCCGGAATCATTCAGCCTGCGATGCAATCCACGTCGCGTATCTCAGTATAA
- the nusB gene encoding transcription antitermination factor NusB: MRHKSREYALQALYQAEINNSHELSLIDDFLTQIDTSAEITSFSRELILGTFEHWDAVTERVSRNMHNWKLGRLPVLVRNILRLATYEMCLMAVPHTVVMDEAIELARDFIDDASAAFINSVLQKIYEDYRSATASDEPEATV, from the coding sequence ATGCGCCACAAATCCAGAGAATATGCCTTACAGGCTTTGTACCAGGCTGAAATCAATAATTCACATGAACTCAGCCTGATTGATGATTTCCTGACACAGATTGATACTTCGGCAGAGATCACGTCCTTTTCCAGAGAACTGATTCTGGGGACGTTTGAACATTGGGATGCTGTCACAGAACGGGTTTCCCGGAATATGCACAATTGGAAACTGGGACGGCTTCCGGTCCTCGTCCGCAATATTTTACGTTTGGCCACCTATGAAATGTGCCTCATGGCAGTTCCCCACACGGTTGTGATGGATGAAGCGATTGAACTGGCCCGTGATTTTATTGATGATGCCTCTGCGGCCTTTATCAACAGTGTTCTGCAGAAAATCTATGAAGACTACCGATCTGCCACTGCTTCAGATGAACCTGAAGCCACGGTTTGA